The Stenotrophomonas sp. ASS1 genome segment GGTGATGGTCGGCCGCGCCCTGCAGGCCCGCCGCGATCCGTTCCCGGACAGCCTGATGCAGGTGATGCAACGGCAATCACAGCTGCTGCAGCAGGCCCAGCAGCAGAACCGCTGCAGCCTGGCCGACAGCGTGCCGCGGTTGCAGGCGATGCGCCTGCTGTCCAACGACCTGGACCTGGCCTTTCCCGGGCTGAAGGACAGCGCGCAGTTCCAGCAGCATGCCAGCCAGCTGCGCGGCAACCTCAACGCCGCTCTGGCGGCGCCGCCCAGCGACTGCACGGCCCTGGCCCGGGTGGTGGAAACGGTGCAGGCCGACTGCCGCGCCTGCCACCAGGACTTCCG includes the following:
- a CDS encoding cytochrome c — its product is MNASPPRRPSTAYRYLFVLGLGLLIGLIATVMVGRALQARRDPFPDSLMQVMQRQSQLLQQAQQQNRCSLADSVPRLQAMRLLSNDLDLAFPGLKDSAQFQQHASQLRGNLNAALAAPPSDCTALARVVETVQADCRACHQDFR